One genomic segment of Oncorhynchus mykiss isolate Arlee chromosome 10, USDA_OmykA_1.1, whole genome shotgun sequence includes these proteins:
- the cenatac gene encoding coiled-coil domain-containing protein 84 isoform X1, whose product MGAFYCAICRQTSFSGKAHIFGKSHQSKLKVVLVKFLEKVKEARRTIKNPQVERFDCTQHKRKCWCYCCGLEVERDVTDGDITVLFGGLLEHMARPDHRKGTHTFWWENKADPKLRDKFIITENEMERFKTEVAKALGSFEDKEDGLIKQQATHIRAQEQHRQEVLQSLIEPKAELELSNTEGPCNSVDEASSSSHFRAPGSDEQARSGRVDQMVARQWAGPGQGLTFIGYQDSSNSGNVHTGAIPPWLQEDPNEGRSGTMEQAIGPSLQDFLKQKEQEKLKKLPPNRVGANFDHSSQTDANWLPSFGRVWNSGRRWQSRHQFREEEGQTNRQKRKRDQGAEGTKKPNRLNSDYSMHCT is encoded by the exons ATGGGTGCATTTTACTGTGCGATATGTAGGCAAACATCTTTCTCCGGAAAAGCACACATCTTCGGAAAAAGTCACCAGAGCAAACTCAAAGTGGTCCTTGTTAAATTCCTCGAGAAG GTGAAAGAGGCGCGTCGAACGATAAAAAATCCCCAGGTGGAGAGGTTCGATTGCACTCAGCACAAACGCAAATGTTGGTGTTACTGCTGCGGCCttgaggtggagagagacgtCACTGATGGCGACATCACTGTGTTGTTCGGGGGCTTGTTGGAACACATGGCCAG GCCTGACCACAGGAAGGGCACCCACACATTCTGGTGGGAGAACAAAGCTGATCCCAAATTGAGGGACAAGTTTATAATCACAGAAAATGAAATGGAGAG ATTTAAAACGGAGGTGGCAAAAGCTTTAGGCTCATTTGAGGATAAGGAGGATGGGCTTATCAAGCAG CAAGCCACTCATATCCGAGCTCAGGAACAGCATCGCCAGGAGGTCCTTCAGTCTCTCATAGAG CCTAAGGCAGAGCTGGAGCTATCGAACACAGAGGGCCCTTGCAACTCAGTGGACGAGGCTTCCAG TAGCTCTCACTTCAGGGCCCCTGGATCCGATGAGCAGGCCAGGTCTGGTCGGGTCGACCAAATGGTGGCCAGGCAGTGGGCAGGCCCTGGACAGGGCCTGACCTTCATTGGCTACCAG GATTCATCCAACAGTGGAAATGTTCACACAG GAGCCATCCCTCCATGGTTACAGGAGGACCCCAATGAGGGCAGGTCTGGGACAATGGAGCAGGCGATCGGTCCATCACTCCAGGACTTCCTCAAACAGA AGGAGCAGGAGAAGCTGAAGAAACTCCCCCCTAACCGGGTGGGGGCAAACTTTGACCATAGCTCCCAGACAGATGCCAACTGGCTGCCCTCTTTCGGCCGGGTGTGGAACAGCGGACGCCGCTGGCAATCCAG GCACCagttcagagaggaagagggacagaccaacagacaaaagagaaagagggatcAGGGTGCTGAGGGAACAAAGAAACCAAACCGCCTGAACAGTGACTATAGTATGCATTGTACATAG
- the cenatac gene encoding coiled-coil domain-containing protein 84 isoform X2, with protein MGAFYCAICRQTSFSGKAHIFGKSHQSKLKVVLVKFLEKVKEARRTIKNPQVERFDCTQHKRKCWCYCCGLEVERDVTDGDITVLFGGLLEHMARPDHRKGTHTFWWENKADPKLRDKFIITENEMERFKTEVAKALGSFEDKEDGLIKQQATHIRAQEQHRQEVLQSLIEPKAELELSNTEGPCNSVDEASSSHFRAPGSDEQARSGRVDQMVARQWAGPGQGLTFIGYQDSSNSGNVHTGAIPPWLQEDPNEGRSGTMEQAIGPSLQDFLKQKEQEKLKKLPPNRVGANFDHSSQTDANWLPSFGRVWNSGRRWQSRHQFREEEGQTNRQKRKRDQGAEGTKKPNRLNSDYSMHCT; from the exons ATGGGTGCATTTTACTGTGCGATATGTAGGCAAACATCTTTCTCCGGAAAAGCACACATCTTCGGAAAAAGTCACCAGAGCAAACTCAAAGTGGTCCTTGTTAAATTCCTCGAGAAG GTGAAAGAGGCGCGTCGAACGATAAAAAATCCCCAGGTGGAGAGGTTCGATTGCACTCAGCACAAACGCAAATGTTGGTGTTACTGCTGCGGCCttgaggtggagagagacgtCACTGATGGCGACATCACTGTGTTGTTCGGGGGCTTGTTGGAACACATGGCCAG GCCTGACCACAGGAAGGGCACCCACACATTCTGGTGGGAGAACAAAGCTGATCCCAAATTGAGGGACAAGTTTATAATCACAGAAAATGAAATGGAGAG ATTTAAAACGGAGGTGGCAAAAGCTTTAGGCTCATTTGAGGATAAGGAGGATGGGCTTATCAAGCAG CAAGCCACTCATATCCGAGCTCAGGAACAGCATCGCCAGGAGGTCCTTCAGTCTCTCATAGAG CCTAAGGCAGAGCTGGAGCTATCGAACACAGAGGGCCCTTGCAACTCAGTGGACGAGGCTTCCAG CTCTCACTTCAGGGCCCCTGGATCCGATGAGCAGGCCAGGTCTGGTCGGGTCGACCAAATGGTGGCCAGGCAGTGGGCAGGCCCTGGACAGGGCCTGACCTTCATTGGCTACCAG GATTCATCCAACAGTGGAAATGTTCACACAG GAGCCATCCCTCCATGGTTACAGGAGGACCCCAATGAGGGCAGGTCTGGGACAATGGAGCAGGCGATCGGTCCATCACTCCAGGACTTCCTCAAACAGA AGGAGCAGGAGAAGCTGAAGAAACTCCCCCCTAACCGGGTGGGGGCAAACTTTGACCATAGCTCCCAGACAGATGCCAACTGGCTGCCCTCTTTCGGCCGGGTGTGGAACAGCGGACGCCGCTGGCAATCCAG GCACCagttcagagaggaagagggacagaccaacagacaaaagagaaagagggatcAGGGTGCTGAGGGAACAAAGAAACCAAACCGCCTGAACAGTGACTATAGTATGCATTGTACATAG